GTGGAAAATGAAGAGCGAAAACACCGTTCTCAGCTGTGATTGTTCCGGCGGAAGTACCTTTAACACCAATGCTTACGCCAGGTAATGCCTGCCCGGAAGCCTTATCTGTTACTTTCCCCGAAATGATCAGTTCCTGCTGCCATAAAAGTTTTTCGGCAGGTTGTACTTTCCTGAGAAGGATGTGCCGTTCGCTTACCTGCTTCGCAATAACAGGATAATCGTTCAGCAGATCACTTAATATCTTGCTGACAGGTTTATTAATGGCAGAATAACTTATCCGTATGTTATCAGGGATATTGTCACTGTTATAACCTATTACAAAAGAAGACCGTTGCTCAATGAGCGACAGCACATCCTTTAATAACTGGTCTTTTACAGAGAGACTTACTTTCTTCTCGTACATGGATTGCCCTATACCTGTAGTGGCAAAGGAAAGCATGGTAGAAAATAACAAGAGGAAGGTGGTGATTCTCATTTTTAGCGAAAAAAAAGGTCCCAGCAGGTTAGTATAACCTGCAATAATTTTTTGCATCTTTGTCATGTTTTAATGTATGTGAATCCGTTAAAATCCTGCCCGCCCTCAGTGGCGTGCATGCTCGCCGGAAGCGTCGTAACCGCTTCCGGTTTTTTGTTGGTTTAGTATTACTCCATCATATACTAGTTAGGTTTTTGTGCGTGAATAATAATTTTACCATCTTCTGTTGTATAGGTAATGCCTGTTAGATCAACCAGGATGTTGAGTACTTCCGGCAAAGGCTGTTTGTTAAAGCTGATCTTGTAATGCCCTTCCTGTTTGCCCTGCACGGAAATGGGAATGTTGTACTGCCGCTCCAGTTCCCGCGCCATCTCTTCCAGCGAACTGTTATTAAAATACAGGATGTTATTACGCCACTGTGCAACCTCAGATGCCTGCATGGTTGTAATGGCCAGGGATCTGGTGGCTGTATCATATCGCAATGCTTTATCGGCGGTAAGCACTGCCGCAAGCACTTCCCGCTCCCTCATTACTTTCACCGCACCGCTGGCTACATTGATCTGCCAGTCCTTTTGTTCCGGATAGGCTTTGATGTTAAAAGAGGTACCCAACACAGTGGTGGTTATTCCACCGGATTGTATGAGGAAAGGATGTTCAGGATCTTTTACAATATCAAAGAAAGCTTCCCCGCTTAATGTTATCTTTCGTTCTTTTTTTCCATAGCCTGCTCCGATGGTAAGTTGTGAACCCGCATTCAGATGTACGACTGAACCATCAGAAAGTTTGATGGAGCGATGCGTCCCGAATGGTACATTCACCAGTTCTGCTTTTAATGCAGCAGGCGCCTTTGCTGTAAATTGATAAAGCCCCAGGCCGGCTGCTATCAATAAAACAGCAGCAGCTGCCACGCTCGGCCATCTGTAACGGCGGCGGGTGGTTTTGGAAATGATACGGAATACCAGCGCCTTGCGGAATGCTTCCTTCTGGTCAGCATCCTGTAAAAGACTTTCATCCTCCGGAAAAGAATCATACCAAAGCTCTACCTGTCGCACTTCTTCAGGCGTGGCTGTTCCCCGCAGATACTTGTTTAAAATAGTTTTGATCAGATGTTCTTTGTCCATAACACCCTATATATGATCGTTACGGACGGGAAGTACTGCTGAGATGCGTTAAGGAATTATTAAGAAGAGTATGACGAGTAAAGTATTTTTCTCCACAAACACACGCAAATGATGAAGCGCGATGGAAATATTGTTTTTAACCGTTTGTTCAGATAATGAAAGATGAGCGGCTATTTCTTTATTGGATAAATGCGCATAACGACTTAAGCGGTAAGCGATCTGTAATCTTTCCGGCATGCGGTTCAGTTCATCTGTTACCCTTTTTTCCAGTTCTTTCGTTTCCAGCATCTCCTGTGCGGATGTTGTTGATTGCTGGTTTAACAGGTTTTCAAGCAGCTCCTCAGAAAAAATAGTTTGTTTTGTGCGGCTGAATTGCCTGATGATGCAGTAACGGGCAGCTTTAAAAAGATAGGATGCCAGTGTACCATTTGCATCCGTATAAATAGTAGTTCTGTTCTTCCAGGCAGTGATAAATATTTCCTGCAGAATATCCCGGGTGTCTTCTTCATCCTTAAGCCTGGCATGGATATGGCGGTATAACTCCTCCCAGTACCTGTTTACCAGAATGGTAAATGCCGGGTGGTTGTCTTCTTTTATCAGATCGATCAACCGGTTATCTGAAAGCTTTTCCATATCATCAGCAAACTTACCGGTTGGATGTAAACTGAATATTAAGCTTCTTATCCGGATTCAAAATCCCCAACTCACATATTAATTTCTTTTCATAGTTTAGCTACAGAAAAACATCACTTCATGAGAAACCGGCTGCTTTTATGCTGCATTTTCGGGTTGGCCACTTTGGTCTCCGTTGCCCAGGACACTTCCCGTATAAAAAGAGATTCCACCCGCACAAGAAGGGGCGGAGGAATGTCTGCCATCTTTGCTGATTCCGCCGCGCTCACCAGCAGCGATTATCAACTGAAGATCGAAAACTCCTACGTAGTACTGGATAACATTGATAACAAAAGTGAATTGGGCATAGGTATAGACCTGATCGTAGCAAAACTGGCAGACAGTGATTCGGTACTCAGTGTGCTGAAAGACAATGTGCTCAATAACAGCCAGGCCCTCAACCTCCGCAACCTCCAGGTGTTCAGGACCTTGCTGCAAAATATCCAAATGGACCTCAGGGCACACCGCAAACTATTGGACAGCGCTGAAACCAAACTGAATAACCTCAGGAACAACCTGGCAACCCTCAGAAGCGATACCGTACTCCGTCAACTGATGAGAGACTCTTTGCTGCGCATCCAGTTTGCGCCGCAGTTAAAAGATATGCGGGAGGCCTGGCGCAGCAGCACCCGCCATCTGCGTGAAAGCCTGGCAACCATCAACCTGCTGCAAACACATACTTCCGCCAATGCCATCACCACTTCCAAACTGCTGGACAAAGTGAACAACCTCCTGAACACTTCTGCCACCCGCATTTTTGGAAAAGAATATAATTACCTCTGGGAAAAAGATACGCTGGATGTATCTGCCGCCACCCGTTCCTCTTTCTACAAAGCAGTCAGGGGAGAAAGGAAAGCACTGGATTATTATTTTAAAGACAGCGGCAATAAAAGATTATTCCTGCTGCTCATCGGCATCCTGTTCTTTATATGGATCTTCCGCAGCATCCGTGCCCTGCGCCGTCTCAATGGCATGGGAACTATCCGCGAAATGGAATTTGAATACCTGCCCTCCGGTTACATTGTTTCCTCTTTCGTGATCATGTTCTCCATTGCTCCGCTGTTTGATCTGCATGCACCTTCTGCCTACATTGAATCCATGCAGTTCCTGTTACTGATCATTCTCACCATTATCTGCTGGAAAAAATGGCCGCGCAGGTTATTCGTGTACTGGATCGTGATGGTGTTATTGTATATCTTCTTCTCTTTCGCACATCATATTATCGATCCAAGTTTCTGGCAACGCAGCTGGTTCATTATCCTCAATATCCTGTCTGTAGTATTCGGATGGCTCTTCCTCACAAGGCTAAAGGAAAACCTGCATTTGAGAGGTTTCCTGCG
This DNA window, taken from Chitinophaga niabensis, encodes the following:
- a CDS encoding FecR family protein → MDKEHLIKTILNKYLRGTATPEEVRQVELWYDSFPEDESLLQDADQKEAFRKALVFRIISKTTRRRYRWPSVAAAAVLLIAAGLGLYQFTAKAPAALKAELVNVPFGTHRSIKLSDGSVVHLNAGSQLTIGAGYGKKERKITLSGEAFFDIVKDPEHPFLIQSGGITTTVLGTSFNIKAYPEQKDWQINVASGAVKVMREREVLAAVLTADKALRYDTATRSLAITTMQASEVAQWRNNILYFNNSSLEEMARELERQYNIPISVQGKQEGHYKISFNKQPLPEVLNILVDLTGITYTTEDGKIIIHAQKPN
- a CDS encoding RNA polymerase sigma factor; the protein is MEKLSDNRLIDLIKEDNHPAFTILVNRYWEELYRHIHARLKDEEDTRDILQEIFITAWKNRTTIYTDANGTLASYLFKAARYCIIRQFSRTKQTIFSEELLENLLNQQSTTSAQEMLETKELEKRVTDELNRMPERLQIAYRLSRYAHLSNKEIAAHLSLSEQTVKNNISIALHHLRVFVEKNTLLVILFLIIP
- a CDS encoding mechanosensitive ion channel family protein — encoded protein: MRNRLLLCCIFGLATLVSVAQDTSRIKRDSTRTRRGGGMSAIFADSAALTSSDYQLKIENSYVVLDNIDNKSELGIGIDLIVAKLADSDSVLSVLKDNVLNNSQALNLRNLQVFRTLLQNIQMDLRAHRKLLDSAETKLNNLRNNLATLRSDTVLRQLMRDSLLRIQFAPQLKDMREAWRSSTRHLRESLATINLLQTHTSANAITTSKLLDKVNNLLNTSATRIFGKEYNYLWEKDTLDVSAATRSSFYKAVRGERKALDYYFKDSGNKRLFLLLIGILFFIWIFRSIRALRRLNGMGTIREMEFEYLPSGYIVSSFVIMFSIAPLFDLHAPSAYIESMQFLLLIILTIICWKKWPRRLFVYWIVMVLLYIFFSFAHHIIDPSFWQRSWFIILNILSVVFGWLFLTRLKENLHLRGFLRFVIILHNIMNILAIFFNLFGRFSLAQIFGHAAIFAFTQAVGLAVFSKICMEAILLQIVTSRIKRGVTTHFEFQHVLTSFRRPVLFLVVILWLIVFTTNLNIYTTVLNSLIEFLETPRSIGNATFTIGGILLFFLIIWIAHLLQKYVGYFFGDTGNDDEISNKGQRSRLLIARLILLCLGYLLAVAASGVPVDKITIVLGALGVGIGLGLQNIVNNFVSGIILIFDRPLQIGDVVEIGDKSGRVREIGLRSSTLLTQNGAEVIIPNGDILSQQIVNWTLSNSQQRLEIDLTVTGNTDMEVVSASIKKAILQSKYIVPNREPQILFTKVMEEGFELKAFCWSIDVAKSAEARSEILLLLHKQLSSENITLNF